The Acipenser ruthenus chromosome 26, fAciRut3.2 maternal haplotype, whole genome shotgun sequence genomic sequence ACAACTGCTGCTGTAAAACTGGTTAAGAGTACAGGAATCAGAAACTGAAAGTCAAAGCTGGAAATCTGATACCAGCATTGGGAAGACTTGTAGAATGAAATAGAAAACTAAGAACAAGACCATGTGTTAATTCAAGGCACCAGCTGTCTGCCGAGAGCCTGGTTTGTGACGTGGACACCTGTCTGAAGAGCTGAGACCCACCAGATTCGTACGTGGGCCTACAGCAGTAATTTGATGGATGTATCTTTTAACCATTAAGTTTTGAAAAGTGGTATTCATCAGTGCTCAGAAGTTTACCCTCACTTTTGTTACTGAAGTTATGGGTCAATGTGTCTTTTTTAAAGCTTGCTGTTCACTAATCAAAACATTGAACTCTACATACATTGGTATTGTCCTTCTCAATTTGTTGAGCCTCCCAgctctttttcttatttcttatttattttttaaatttattatgtttcttttttcaacagATCGAATAGTAGAAAGATCATGTCAACGCTCCAACTCGCAAAGTCATAGCCAGACTGCCAGCTCCCAGAGTGCATTGTCTTCCAGAACCACCAAGTCTTTGCGCAGACAATCAAAAAACGGGGTAAATAACTAAAATGAATTATCCCAGATACCCATCACAGCTGGACCAAAGAGACGTGAGATGTGAAGCTAGCTGCGATTTAAGCCCTTTTGAAGCTAAGAATACGTTGGAGGAGTTTTAGAATATTTTGTGCTGGATCTAGTAGGTACCGCACGCTGAAGCTGGTTGCGAAGATGAAAGTAGCTGGTGGTTCAAACCCGGGACTAAGCTCCGAGGTCCTGAGGTTGAATGCCCACTTGTCCTCAGCTGTCCCTGCCACAATGTGTGTGACCCTGTGAGTCATTAGGGGTGCGTCTCTTGTTCTGGGCTTTAGTCCCACGCCAAGCAGGACCCCCCAACTGGAAATGGGATGTCACAGTGCTCATATTTACCAGTTTTTGCATTTGTcgcactgtttttgttttcttctttaagGAAATGACGGAGAACGGGGGTCAGCAGCAGGCAGTGGTGAAGGCCCGGTTTAACTTTAAGCAGAATAACGAGGACGAGCTTTCCTTCTCCAAGGGCGATGTGATCTGCGTGACGCGCATGGAGGATGGCGGCTGGTGGGAGGGCAACCTGAACGGGAAAACGGGCTGGTTCCCCAGTAACTACGTCAGAGAGATCAAATCTTCAGGTAATCTTCCCCAGTACCGGGTCTCTTTGACTGAAGTTGTGTACTCCAGGATACTTCCACATTAATCTATGTGTGGTCTTGGCCAGGCTCTTGGTGGTCCTGCATCACCACAGTCACAGCTGGCCCTTAAGACCCCCTGTGAGCTGacccacaatttttttttttttaaataaggataaCATAAGggtaactatatattataaatacattttaggtgTCGGCCTCACATGAATATAATGGTCTGCTATGTATTATTTGTCTAATATACTATTCATCTTTGTCATGCCACATTATCAGTGTTGTTTGTGATCTGGCACCCATTTAAATGCTCTTACGTTTAGTTGTGGACTATTTTACAGTAAAGTACATTTCACCAATTTCTGTGCCATCATCTTTACTGCTGTAATAATCATCTTTTTATTTCTCTGTAATTTTCTGCAGATAAACCTGTATCTCCCAAGGCTCTGAAGGGATTCGACACACCTCAGCTTACAAAGAATTATTACAATGTGGTATGGCTCTTTGAACCTTGcacaaaacaaattacatttgagTTGTGATTAATCTCATGCTTATTAATGTGAGAAGGAGGTGGGCCCCCAGTAAAGTGGTATGTACCAGTATGCACCTGACACTGTCCGTCCCCTCTGAGTTCCTCATTCCAGAGCAGAACAAAGCACTATCTCACGTTAGCAACATAATCTTCAAAGAACAAGAAGAATATGAGTCTGTTTGCATGTACTATAAATCAATTGAGTTGTAAGTCATTATTGTATGAAATGCATTATAATTGATTGTTTGCTGTTTTACTGGAAGGCCTGGCAGCGCCTGTATTGCAGTGTGTAAAGGGTTAATGGGCACAGCATTGCTGTCGTCCCAAACAATACGGGTGTTGGCAGGAATTCTGGGTCACGATTGTGCACAGGCTAGGATTTAAGATCTAAAGAAATCTGTATTCACACACTCTGCTCTTAATGCCCACATTGTGGTGGTATTGTAGGCCAGCCTTTTTCCCAGGATTGCAGCTGCCCCCAAGCCATGGCACATGGGTTCTAATGACGTTATAGGCCTTGAGATGGTTGTAGTGCAGAACTGGGAGATAATGGGACTTGCCATCCTGGTAGAACATGCTGTGATTTCTCCAAACTAGTCCAAAACTGTGTgatcctttttaaaatatatataattactgtttGTCTCTTAAGTCTTTGAGTAGTGTTCGACCCAAGCATTGATATCTTCTGTGGTCTGTATAAGAGCTGCAGAAAATAATTaaggtcttttttttattttctttcaggtAGTGCAGGATATCCTTGAAAATGAACGCGAGTATTCAAAAGAGCTTCAGACTCTGCTCACCAGCTACCTGAGGCCCCTGCAGTCCAGTGAGAAGTGAGTCAGAGTGGGTGTTGTGTGAGGCGCATGAGGTTGTTGAGTTCTATGAAACCTGCCACACTGGCGTTTTTATCACAGCCAGGGCTGGGGGTCAGCTCCCTTTTCTCAACTCctattccagttccaattcctttttaaaatcaattccaagcTTGAAggatttggaattggaattgattttagaaagtaattggaattgattaaaagggagttGACCCCAGCCCTGATTCCAGCCCTCAGTTATTATGTAATCCGCGATCTTCGTTTTGATCCTGAACTGTTTGCTGATTGACTTATCAAGCTcaatgtttacattttcttttgaaggTTGGCTACAGCAGATGGCATTTGTTTAATGGGGAACTTGGAAGACATTTTCACTTTTCAGCAGAGTATTTGTCAAACATTGGAAGAATGTACAAAGTAGGTGCTGTGaagcaaataattattttcacaactcatttgtttgtttgtttgtttggagtGTATTGTTGATATCTGAGGGGGTGGGGAGTAATTTGTAAAAGGACCTTCAACCGGTGTATTTGGGTGAAGCACATAAATGTAGTGTATGTAGTGGTTTAATTTTCTAAAGCTATAAATGtccatgtgtgaaaaaaaaaaatagcagcacAGAATttctatttgtctttttttatattttagagtACAAGGTTGCAGCCTTTGGAGCGAAAGTTTTGTAAAACAGGCTCATATATTTGGAATGAATagtttacatttctttctttttttaaaaaaagaattgacaATCATTGCACAAAATATTTCTTCAATATATGTCGAGCGTTTTCACACTGAATGCACAAACTTGATTGATGCAGGCAGCTTTCTAGGCTTCGAGGAAACTTCTAACCTGTGTTTCAGGCTCCCGGAAGCTCAGCAGAGGTTAGGTGGCTGTTTGCTGAACCTGATGCCTCAGATAAAGAGCCTGTACCTGGCATACTGCTCGAACCACCCCTCTGCAGTCTGTGTGCTCACTGATCACAGGTAAGCCAGGGCAACTACGTTAGGTATGGTAGCTGGGGTCCGTGACACGAGCCGGGAGACTTTTAAACCTTAAAATATTATGAATATAATACTTTACAATGTGGTCATACTTTAATAGTGTGTGTGTTCACAATCAGTGCAGTCAATCAGAATCTATGTTTATggacaaaaacataaaatatataatataatcacTGTGTTTTAAGAGTGATTTACTCGATTTCATTTTTTCTAAAAGTCTATTGTGATAAGCACGCTTCCTCCAGACTGCATGTCACTTCCTTTTCTAAACCCCCACTGGGTGGCACTCTGTACATTCAAACGTTCTTTTCTTTAAATAGTCCGGTGCCTGCAGGTTGAGTCAAGTATTGACACCctgtcatttttaaattataaatgtaacTGTCATTTAGctgtaaatgaatacatttagtaAAAGCCTGTCTGAATGTATTAGTGACAAGTTAAttcaatattaatttaacattcgaTGAGAAAATGTAGTGAACGATACAGTAATACGTTTAGGTGTTGGTAAGTACTGATACCCTTTCAGTATTATTCATTAGCATTCAGTTGCACATCCTCTAGATTTTTGTATACATCACATTGTACAAGCTTTTGCACAAGTCTGGGGGATCTTTCTTTGCCGTTTTTCACAACAGAGGACTATCGACTGCTCTGTACTTGAAGTATTTTTCTTCCCCAGCCTATTGAACTCGATCCTGCAATGCTCGATTGGATTCAGAACTCGAGGTAGTCCATGCTATGGACAGGGTTAAAACAATTATTAGGGGCGCATCAGTGTATCTGTGCATCACACTCGCTTGTACGTATGTGAAAACTCCCACCATTCTAAAGAAGTTAAGAAGATCAAATATCAGCATCCCTTTGATCTACATTGACATCGCAACATGTGCGTGAAAGTAACTTTCCTGGTAACGGTAAAATAACTTATTGTTGCATCTGTAACATGGGCTTAAAAAAGCCAATACCATCCTGTTGGGCTTTTTCAAATGTCACTTTTTATTATCAGTCGTCAATCAATAGAAGTTGTGTTACAACGTTGTGGCCTTTTATCTTTTATTGAGAGTGCTGTTGAGAGATCAAAGACAGGAACAGTGCCTCTTTATCTCATGCAATAGTATTGCAGTGGTTGAACTGAACAGGTAATATGTACGTTCTTTTGAAGAGCAAAAAGTACCTAATCTTTAAGAAGGTTGAATCCTTTTTTAACCCCATGTTACAGATCTGTAGGTACTTCCTAGAAAATGGTATTGGCTTAACAAAAAACgcaattatgtaaaaaaaataaataaatatggaggtccccttttttcttttttttcttcccctaGGTGCAGTAGCATGTCAGTTAAGGGCTCTGCAACTTAAAAAGCCCTTTATAGTATGGAAACTAAATGTGTAACCATAGACGGGAAAACTGTGGAAAGGTTCTCTCAGGAATCTTATTTTAGTATAAAACAGAACACGAACGAGGGACACCGCAGCTTCTAATGATGAAAACTCACGcagaaatgtatttcaaatgtatttatttgtttgatatatatatttgaaatatcccttataaaaataaaaaatagaataaatggataattgctttagaatacattttaataaaaatgatgctGTAAACGTATACTTGTATGCAAGTTAAAGATTTTGGTTTCAATTCGCGGTGTGTGTGATTTGTAGTACGTGACTCTTCAGTTACCACTAGATAAAGTGTTGCATAGCTAGCAACAGTGTTTACAGCAAAATGTGTAGGTTTTTATGCAGATCGTCTGCATTTTAAGTGATAAAACTGCTAGGTCATTTGAAAGTTACGTGATAAGTTTTCAGTTTAGAAATTGGAAAATAGCATTTACTATGTTTTGAGACTAATGCCACCGGGGGCAGTGCAAAAGTTGTGATGTTTAAGAATCACAAGCTTATGGTAACTTGTGTGCGTAATGGTTGTCTGTGCGTTGGGGAAAGCGAAGGGAGTTGTGTAAGGGCTTGTAATCTGTGGCTAGCAGGTTTTCTCGGGATGCAACACATTTGGTTGCTGTCAGGTTTCGGTGAGGTAGACGGAAATGTTAACCTTTCCGTTATATTTAGAAGAATTTGACACGGTCAGGAAAAACAACGACGGTGTTTCCACAGAATTTACTTCAGAcgtatttatttgaaatgtatttaaaactgtttatgtGTAGACCTTGTTTTGTATTGGGTAaattaacctgtaatttagtATCTCCATGAGgagagcttgtatgagtttgcaaaccCGCAACAGCACCTACCCCTGGTAATATCTCACAAACCATTTAAGCTGGCAACTTCGTATGTTCAGCGTTCTAGAAACGCCTTGGGCAAAATCTAACGGCCCCTTTCACTTTGACCTAAGACGGACGCTATATTGGGGTCATGTAAAATTTATTTCTTGGTTTAAGGGAGATCAAGACCTTTGAGATACTGGTTGCACACATGAATTCCGTTATTATCTTAGTCAGTGTTGATCATGGGGGGGgcgtgcaaaaaataaaatgatcttGTGGAATTGAAATGTTTTTCAATTTAGTGAAACGGAACATAAAATCCACCAAATAGTTTGTCATGCATcaacataaaataaatgcaataaaaaatgctTTCAGATGCTAGATTGCAGGTTAAAGAGGAATGTTATTATGTTAAGGCATGGGAAACTAGACATTGTGAGTCCTCACCACACCTGGAAAAGCACCCTTTAAGTAGGTTATCTTGTTTTCAAACTCTGGGTTTTTTCACCGTTTTGTGGGTTTCTATGTACAGGCAGCCTCCTCGTGTTGATGATTTAAAGTTGGTGAAATTAGgtttaaaatcaaatttaaatactGCCATGTCCTTTTGGCGTAGAATAAACACGAAAAGGAGGaggaattaaaaaagaaaaagtggacAGATTTATGAGAATCGCAGAATCCCGTTGCCTTTCTTTTCCACCTGTGGTTTTCTCCTTGCAGCACTGTAACTTCGTGGTACTTATCCTAGTACCGTACCTTATTGAAGCACAGTATTCAAGGCAGTATTTTGAAGGACTGTTCTTGCTTTGTCTTTCCAGTGATGAGTTGGATAAGTTTATGGAGAGCCAGGGTGCCAGCAGCCCTGGGATTCTCACCCTGACCACCAGTCTGAGCAAGCCTTTCATGAGGCTGGACAGGTACCCCACCCTGCTGCAGGAGCTGGAGAGACACGTTGAGGTAAGCCGTGCTCTGGCTGTGTTGTTAGCATTAACTGTTTCGTATATTGCCACCTCATATGGGggcagattaaaaaataaattaaaaaatctgttctagtctttatatagggacctggaagatgcaaatgcatgatgtcCTCATGCCAAGTTCAattcaaaatatatttctgtccagaactacagattttctttttttctggatgTCTGATCAGCCTGTGAAAACCTCTTGGTAGCATCACGGCTTCAGCTGTTAGTAACCAAATAAAAGTGCCAATTCTGGTAACAGTTTCTAGCCAGTGAGAAATATGTCTGCACCATTGTTGTATAAGGGTACATAATTAGGATAAACAATTAAAAATCTCAGGCTGGTCCTATGTTCAGTAAAAATATCAGCTACAGTTTGTCCCAATATGTTGCATAAGTAATAACACAGGAGGCTTCAACGTTATGTAACAGCGCCTTGTTGTTCACGCTGCAGCCTGTCTGAAAACCTGTTTAGTACATATGTGTTGTCTATTTAGGATTTGTGGTTAAAGCCAGATTCTTACTTCACTCACTTTAGACCAAACACTGTGACACCTAGACCACCCCAAGACTAATTCCAAAAAAtttaaacacaatgcaacacttGTATAATACCTGCTCCTTCCATGTAATGATTGAAGTGTGAAAATAGCCCCATTATCAGCTTCTCGGATCAGTTCTTTTCTGTTCAAAAAGGAAGCTGAAGCCTGTTGTCACTGCTCGGCTGTGCAAAGATGAAGTAAGGTTTCTTGCCACAATATTGGGGGTTAGCTGTACAGGCAAACAGTCGGGGAGGATGTAgtattattttcttctttgtcTTTCTTCCTTTGCATTGAAATTTcagtttgcatttgtgttttaggTGAAAtatcatttcattcatttgtagtGTCATCTACCAGTTTCACGCTGGTAAAATGTATATTCTGAAGTTGACATTTCAGTAAGACAACATAATCAAGTTTTCCCCCAGGAGAGGGGGAataaggacttgtagtccgaagcATCTTgatataattgattttttatttttttttaatcagttattcacattttttgtgtacctacattacctttatATTTTGTGACATCAATTAGTATTAAATAGATGTGCAATTGCATATTaagttaatatttaataaataggcAGTAACTGGTTTCTTGCtgaatgttaaccaaatgtcgattgaaaatgtaattgcatatcaagtccatttatattacgttttgttacccttgaaaatatgtaatttcccattgtttacatgttttcaattaaaaatatagttaatctgacttaaatgttaatggaaagtaacaaggaataattgaacatgaatttaatatcaattgcctatttattaaatattaatgtaacattaattgaatatgcaattgcatatctgtttaatattaatttaacattaattgaatatgcaattgcatatctgtttaatattaatttatgccatgcaatataaagcgttacccttctttctttttgattttgctacTTTGGGTAGACGGcggttttcctttttcaaattaaatataaaaaaatgtgtttgtaggTTGAATAATAATACTAGGCCTGCTGTTATCAGCTTGGCAAAAGTATTTCTGTACATACAGGCCTTTAAGATATTGCTAAGAGAGTACGTCTTGAATGTGTTTTGCAAGAAAACAAACCTGTGCGTAATGCAGCATAAACGgcaagttgtatttatttatttttttaattaatttgcattttaatttcatttgtttttcaatagGAGGCCCATCCTGACTACAGTGATATCCTGAAAGCAATAGCAGCGTTCAAAAATCTTGTGGTAAGATGATTTCCTGTTGTTTGAGGTACCGGTAACAGTGTGGTGTGCATTAAACCATCTCCATCGTGGGGAGCATCCAATAACACGGGTCACATGCAGTGAAATAAAAGCGGCCAAATTACAATATCAGAACTGCTATTGTTGTCTTCTATACGGTTTGCAAGGTAGTTTTACTcaaaaatgatcatttggctCCATTCAAATTTGGTAACTTACAATAGCATCTTGGCTAAGGAAGCTGCTTTAATAAGTTTGGTTCTGTCCTTGTACTGTTCGAGGAAGCTACACGTTTTGTACTTCTTGTATTCCGTTGATTGTGCCCTGCCTATCAGAGTTGTTTTACTGAGTGGGCAATTTGAAAACACGGCAGTGTCTTAACAAAGCTAGTAATAAACATCTTGAGGGGCTGGACTTCAGAGCCTTCAAATAACCTTCAGAGTTGTTTCGTTACCTGTTTTGTTACCGTTTCAGTTTTTAAATAGAAACGTAGTTTGCAGGAAATCCTTCCTCTCTTTGGGTATATGTAACAAAAATTGTAATCAGACAGCACATGCCTTGAAAAGCAATCCCATGTGGAAAAAGTAAACGAGTTGATCTCAGAAAGAGATTGCAATTTACATGCAGCTGTTTCTGAAGACCTAAACTGTATGCTTTGCGTGTATGCATCAGATAGTATACATGCACAGGGAAGGCGTGAGTCAGATGTTTTCCGGTAGTGGCCCGCATTGTGTCTTTCTGATGAGGGGGTGTTCATTATCAAAGGTTACATTGGGGTTGGTGATTCCACTGGATTTGCATGATTGGTTGCAGTCTTTTGGCAGAATGTTAGTAGGCTGCTTTGTCACAACAGTTGAAATGTTAAGAGGATTAAAAAGGGggactccctttttttttttttgcagaacacAAAATCAATACCAATTTAACCTTACCCAAAGGTGGGTTGAGAGTAGTAGAGAGTTAGATATATTTTTGGTTTCtggcataaaaaaaataaataattccataCCACacatatgaatacattttaaatggcattttAAATCTGCAGTTATGTTCCATctttgcatgtttgtttgtttctgttactACTTGCCATTGTTTATGTGCACAGAGAGAGCAAAGCAAattaaatcaaaaaataaaacatgcttgaTAAAATCCCCTTCTTCCTCCTCTCTCGCACCGCAGACGCAATGCCAGGATCTCCGCAAACGAAAAAACCTGGAGCTCCAGATCCTATCGGAGCCGATCCAAGGCTGGGAAGGGGAGAACATGAGGTCCTTGGGCACCGTCCTGTACATGTCGCAGGTCATGGTGCAGAGCGGGTCGAGCGAGGTAAGGACTCGGAGCTAGGCAATATAGAAACACTAACTCGGTActgcaaaaaaagaaattgttGCACACATATAGAACCGAAATATATTCTGTTTACTTGAAAAACaacatgtattaaaaaataatgcataaataaataagtaaataaaaaaaaaacggaaacaAACTGGTTTTGTCTAGATGTGCCCAGTGGAATTGTTTTGTGCTccattcattttttattgaaaaggAATTTGCTTTGGAACAGCTGGAGGTGAAGAattgatttgatttgttttaatgaatattgTTGAAGCTTCCGGGTATACCAGCTTGCAGGGCTCCTTGGTATCGGAACTGAGAAATAAAACTAGATCATCAGATCAGATTTGCATAGGCCACTATTATCTAAATATCTATGAAAATTACCACAGtggaaaaaaaccccaaaccatCCATTGTTTAATCTCCTAGTTTCACACACGTTTGCATTTAAATAGAGCAAGAAAATCGCTTCCCACGgttatattaatttaaattatcATAGTGGAAAACAACCCCCCTGTCTCATTCCACAGTCTTAAACCTGCAATAAATTCactggaaaaagaaaaggaaaacatgtTTATAGTGAGAGAGCGCGTACAGTCACCAATATTGTTGACATATTAAAAGGAAATGTAGTGCTGTCAATGAAGACCCGAGTCTTATCAGGATTATCCAGAAACGCTGGTGAAGACTAAGAACATTAACCAAGAAAAACAAGTTTACAGCTCCCTTATTGGAAAGATACATTTTATATGGTGAGTcaaggtaacaaaaaaaaaaaaaaaaaaaacaccatggtaCTAAAGGTGACTGCACGGATTCAAGTCCTATCCTTGAGGGGCAAATATTTgatatttacatttgtttaaaaaaaaaaaaaaaactaaataaatgaataaataagttGTAGGGTTGTGTTTTCATATTTGCAATAAAACTTCACAAAGGTCACACGTAGACAAATGCAAAACTGAGCCTGTGTTCGTCTTTGTAACGCAGGATAAAGAGGAGCGATACTTCATGCTGTTTCCCTCTGTTCTTCTGATGCTCTCTGCCAGCCCGCGCATGAGTGGGTTCATATACCAGGTAGGTGGGAAGCTTGTAGAACAGAACAGACCCTCAACGAGGCAGTCCTTTAGAGGGATAGCTTTAGCTTCAGCTCCTGGTTCAGTAAATGttcttgttttgtctttttttttgttcctccCCGTTTACATGGTGTGGGACCGGACCGGACCTGCAGCGATCCGGTTTCACGTGTGAAGCTAGAAgggtctataaataaataaaccaaccaAGGGCCGCCATGTTGAAACGTTGCATTTACAGTAGTGCTGGCGAAAGGGGAattcagtccaggtctttgtcg encodes the following:
- the LOC117412301 gene encoding rho guanine nucleotide exchange factor 6-like isoform X3, with amino-acid sequence MTENGGQQQAVVKARFNFKQNNEDELSFSKGDVICVTRMEDGGWWEGNLNGKTGWFPSNYVREIKSSDKPVSPKALKGFDTPQLTKNYYNVVVQDILENEREYSKELQTLLTSYLRPLQSSEKLATADGICLMGNLEDIFTFQQSICQTLEECTKLPEAQQRLGGCLLNLMPQIKSLYLAYCSNHPSAVCVLTDHSDELDKFMESQGASSPGILTLTTSLSKPFMRLDRYPTLLQELERHVEEAHPDYSDILKAIAAFKNLVTQCQDLRKRKNLELQILSEPIQGWEGENMRSLGTVLYMSQVMVQSGSSEDKEERYFMLFPSVLLMLSASPRMSGFIYQGKLPLTGMTVTKQTDDSETNQYAFEITGNMIERITVCCCNQQELQEWVEHLHTLTRGGSPGGTIVKNVEGRSSSAVSTPSHQTFSQVFSASSRGPLEPPKIAKPWSLSCLRPAPPLKPSAALGYKERMSYILKDSGKSPRTMKKFLPKRKTERKTSSDDEFLLRKSTAALEEDAQILKVIEAYCTGASFHHTISSTSRKEPVPQVLLPEEEKIIVEETKSNGQTVIEEKSLVDAVYALKDEVHELKKENKRMKQCLEEEQRSRKELEKVVRKMVKQKNDCTWEDTSH